A single genomic interval of Stieleria maiorica harbors:
- a CDS encoding Uma2 family endonuclease: MSSAPRYRPTYTVEDYARWEGEWELWDGMPVSMSPSPFGRHAQLLVRIATQLELAVEQSGCEAAVLAEIDWIISNDTVVRPDVSVVCGDVPIRHVEQPPALIAEVLSDATRSRDVREKKGLYRDQGVRWYLVIDPEANSLLAWSLDADGSYQSVPTTESLAVKICSDCRLSLDVKRMLR; this comes from the coding sequence ATGAGTTCCGCGCCTCGATACCGTCCGACCTACACCGTGGAGGACTATGCGCGATGGGAAGGCGAGTGGGAGCTTTGGGATGGGATGCCTGTTTCGATGAGCCCCAGCCCTTTCGGTCGGCACGCTCAGTTGCTCGTTCGCATCGCAACCCAACTGGAGCTTGCGGTCGAGCAGAGCGGATGCGAGGCCGCGGTGCTCGCCGAGATTGACTGGATCATTTCTAACGATACGGTCGTGCGACCCGATGTGTCCGTGGTTTGTGGAGACGTCCCGATCAGGCATGTCGAACAGCCGCCCGCGCTCATCGCGGAAGTTCTTTCGGATGCGACCCGCAGTCGCGATGTCCGAGAAAAGAAAGGCCTGTATCGCGACCAAGGCGTCCGTTGGTATCTGGTCATCGACCCCGAGGCGAACAGCCTGTTAGCGTGGTCGCTTGACGCCGACGGAAGCTATCAGTCGGTTCCCACAACCGAATCCCTCGCCGTTAAAATCTGCAGTGACTGCCGATTGTCTCTCGATGTGAAACGCATGTTGCGTTAA
- a CDS encoding GxxExxY protein — translation MPISCPLSIRSPSTDDFREFDYAVMRHAFETHKNLGRLADESVCQNYFAQHLRESRFRVHREIPIDVLYETFHKQYLVDMVINHFGVYEVKMASELTMEHEMQLLNYLLLLDVSRGKLINFRPQSVQFKFVNAPARRETRKQFKVSVDRWTDQSCLRSKTLGVLRDWGTGLALPLYTQAATHFLGGELHAIRNVPMDRDGHPLGRQRFHMTSENEAFRITALTKGLDEYRSSLRKLLRHSALTAIH, via the coding sequence ATGCCCATTTCATGCCCGCTGTCGATTCGTAGTCCCTCCACAGATGATTTCCGTGAATTTGACTACGCGGTCATGCGACATGCATTTGAGACCCATAAAAACCTCGGACGCCTGGCAGACGAATCAGTCTGCCAAAATTATTTTGCACAGCACTTAAGAGAGTCAAGATTCAGGGTTCACCGAGAGATCCCGATCGACGTTCTCTACGAGACGTTTCATAAACAATACCTCGTCGACATGGTTATCAATCACTTCGGTGTTTATGAAGTGAAAATGGCGAGCGAACTGACAATGGAACACGAGATGCAGCTATTAAACTATCTGTTGCTGCTTGACGTTTCACGCGGCAAACTGATCAACTTTCGCCCACAGTCGGTGCAATTCAAATTTGTCAATGCGCCGGCACGCAGGGAAACACGCAAGCAATTTAAGGTCTCGGTCGACCGATGGACCGATCAGTCGTGCTTGAGATCAAAAACACTTGGCGTGCTCCGTGACTGGGGTACGGGTCTCGCGTTACCGCTTTACACCCAGGCGGCAACTCATTTTCTTGGTGGCGAATTGCATGCGATTCGAAATGTCCCAATGGATCGTGATGGGCATCCGCTCGGCAGACAAAGATTTCACATGACCAGCGAGAATGAAGCGTTTCGTATCACGGCTCTGACGAAAGGACTTGATGAATACAGATCGAGCCTTCGCAAATTGCTCCGGCACAGTGCCCTGACTGCGATTCATTGA
- a CDS encoding sulfatase-like hydrolase/transferase has protein sequence MNTRPSFFSLRLWFLLVVALTAATAPAERPNVLMILVDDLKPALGCYGDPIAKTPNLDALAARGMRFDAAYCNQAVCAPSRFTLMLGSHSTSTGLYGLGSQLRQVMPNAVTLPQHFADHGYRTESLGKIFHIGHGNHGDPESFSVEHFKEKVIEYVDPESTDGGQLTREEAYFTNQQLDRIKSLPRGAAYESPVVDDEAYADGRVAAETIRRLRAAKQRRDAEGTPFLIAAGFARPHLPFSAPQRYWDLYDPDSLPMPIHEDLPNDSPTVAHKRGGEITNYKPVPEDRDAEYPDELKQNLIHGYYASASYVDAQIGKVIDALDDLQLADNTIIVLWGDHGFHLGDLGIWTKHTNYEQANRIPIFIIAPGTTQPNQSTGQPAESVDIYPTLAELAGLPQPSGPQPIDGVSLVPVLKNADARVRGHAYHAYPKRKMGRAIRTDRYRLVEWKTPGENSKDAEYELYDYQTDPHETQNLAESKPDVMAKLKAILATYPEAVQKDRRAPSRSAQKNLPVIKTPPIANRTLTIKATIKGPKPHGVVVAQGGREHGYALHLIDGEPVFDIRRSGTVTRLKSNLKVSGQSRLVATLDGQSISLSINGGTPTTLPSPGLISVQPKDGLSVGSDDLSAAGDYEAPNAFTATIVACDVTTGTSAHSH, from the coding sequence ATGAACACCCGCCCCAGCTTTTTCTCCCTGAGACTATGGTTCTTGCTCGTCGTTGCGCTGACCGCCGCAACTGCACCGGCCGAGCGGCCCAACGTGTTGATGATCTTGGTCGACGACTTGAAACCGGCGCTGGGGTGCTACGGCGACCCGATCGCCAAGACACCGAACTTGGACGCCCTGGCGGCACGGGGCATGCGGTTCGACGCGGCCTATTGCAACCAAGCCGTCTGCGCGCCGTCGCGTTTCACGCTGATGCTCGGTTCGCACTCCACGTCGACGGGGCTTTATGGTCTGGGCAGCCAGCTGCGTCAGGTGATGCCCAATGCGGTCACGCTACCGCAACACTTCGCCGATCACGGTTACCGCACCGAATCGCTGGGCAAGATCTTTCACATCGGCCATGGCAATCACGGCGATCCCGAGTCGTTTTCGGTCGAACACTTCAAAGAGAAAGTGATCGAGTATGTCGATCCGGAAAGCACCGACGGCGGACAACTGACGCGTGAAGAAGCCTACTTTACGAATCAACAACTCGACCGGATCAAGTCGCTCCCGCGCGGCGCGGCCTATGAATCGCCTGTGGTTGACGACGAAGCCTATGCCGACGGACGCGTCGCCGCCGAAACGATTCGCCGCCTGCGTGCTGCCAAACAACGGCGTGATGCCGAGGGGACTCCGTTCCTGATCGCAGCCGGTTTCGCTCGCCCCCACTTGCCGTTTTCTGCACCCCAGCGGTACTGGGACCTGTACGATCCAGACTCGTTGCCGATGCCGATCCACGAGGACCTGCCCAACGACTCACCGACCGTTGCCCACAAACGTGGCGGCGAAATCACGAACTACAAACCCGTCCCCGAGGATCGCGATGCGGAGTACCCTGACGAACTGAAACAAAACCTGATTCATGGATACTATGCCAGCGCCAGTTATGTCGACGCACAGATCGGCAAAGTGATCGATGCGTTGGATGACCTTCAACTTGCCGACAACACGATCATCGTGCTGTGGGGAGACCACGGCTTTCACCTCGGTGATCTCGGCATCTGGACCAAGCACACCAATTACGAACAAGCCAATCGGATTCCGATCTTTATCATCGCGCCGGGAACGACGCAGCCGAATCAGTCGACCGGCCAGCCCGCCGAGAGCGTCGATATTTACCCGACGCTCGCCGAGTTGGCCGGATTGCCCCAGCCCAGCGGTCCCCAACCGATCGACGGCGTCAGCCTGGTACCGGTGCTGAAAAACGCCGACGCCCGCGTGCGGGGCCACGCCTACCACGCCTACCCCAAACGCAAGATGGGCCGAGCGATTCGCACCGATCGTTACCGGTTGGTCGAGTGGAAGACTCCGGGAGAAAACTCGAAAGACGCCGAGTACGAACTGTACGACTATCAAACCGATCCGCACGAAACACAGAATCTGGCGGAATCGAAACCAGACGTCATGGCAAAACTGAAAGCGATCCTTGCGACTTATCCCGAGGCCGTTCAGAAAGACCGTCGCGCGCCGTCACGATCAGCCCAGAAGAACCTGCCTGTCATCAAGACGCCTCCGATCGCGAATCGAACGTTGACGATCAAAGCGACCATCAAAGGTCCCAAACCGCACGGCGTGGTCGTGGCGCAAGGTGGACGCGAGCACGGCTACGCGCTGCACCTGATCGACGGCGAACCCGTGTTCGATATCCGGCGGTCCGGCACGGTGACGCGTCTGAAATCGAACCTCAAAGTCAGCGGACAAAGTCGTTTGGTTGCCACGCTCGACGGCCAATCGATCAGCCTGTCGATCAACGGCGGAACGCCGACCACGCTGCCTTCGCCCGGCTTGATTTCGGTGCAACCCAAAGACGGACTCTCGGTCGGCTCGGACGACCTCTCAGCCGCCGGAGACTACGAAGCCCCCAACGCCTTCACCGCAACGATCGTCGCCTGCGACGTCACGACCGGCACCTCAGCTCACTCACACTGA
- a CDS encoding protein kinase domain-containing protein, translating to MMTATECPTVERLRAYSLGRLPDAENDELFQHLRSCSSCQAELETVDDAEDSLISELRQRDPHAGLFEEPDCKLAMAKALGALAASDELSETGMHAIPRTIGEYEIVRLLGRGGMGKVLLARHTKLGREVAVKLLSRHRLADQRMRDRFDAEMRAVGQLSHPNIVTAHDAREIDGTAVLVTEYIDGLDLGELVARTGPLGIADACEIILKVAAALQYTSDQGFVHRDVKPSNIMVSRNGEVKLLDLGLARYQSGPEQELTAAGQAIGTADYVSPEQVTDGREVDCRSDIYSLGCTLFKLLSGNAPFDDQSHQTVFAKMTAHVSEPPPSLGERAAECPSALVRLVDSMLAKDPAKRPQSPSDVAAALATWGSGHDLVRLVQAASAAEAQTQPLPPSTSAQTRPWYRRSVPLTIAIASGLLGIFIGLLMGLFIKITFPDGTVFQAPLDGAKIEVVEGDDAGVQDQKAADVAPPAAKETLAERAMARHNEVLEKLSGIWLLVGYKQPNSILPDGMLLAIDQTEFYAVTKQNAQTDWQVSAGKFTRFQKGRPELYLTAYDEVTGNTIPVVCQFPDESTMLFQFDPFLRIAQMPFQGGLPNEEGQVVYRFKKLGAFSEIDQTPPGGPGSDEAKALSMIRMMKILGVEEYLKQRGQYHKRRDGKSAVPVAPQGSVNNLRQIGLAFHNFQSVYRKFPGSANVLEGAMRAGKKQIYPFSWRVAILPFVEGAALYERYRFDEPWDSENNLKLLDQMPEIYRSPSAPEDQPSGHTNYLGFTAGNSALGTEGGVGLSEFRDGTSNTLLLIETKNSVPWTKPEDLTWSDDIEYFDPVTYLMADGSTRMTENLDRDLLKKLITRDGGEVIDR from the coding sequence ATGATGACAGCGACCGAGTGCCCGACCGTGGAACGATTGAGAGCGTATTCGCTCGGGCGGCTTCCCGACGCCGAAAACGACGAACTTTTTCAGCACCTGCGCTCCTGTTCCAGTTGCCAGGCGGAACTGGAAACCGTCGATGATGCCGAGGATTCGCTGATCAGCGAGCTCCGCCAGCGCGATCCCCACGCCGGCCTGTTCGAGGAACCCGATTGCAAGCTCGCGATGGCCAAGGCGCTCGGCGCTCTCGCGGCCTCCGATGAACTCTCCGAGACCGGGATGCACGCCATCCCACGCACGATCGGTGAATACGAAATCGTACGCCTGCTCGGCCGCGGCGGGATGGGCAAAGTCTTGCTCGCTCGGCACACCAAGCTCGGGCGCGAGGTCGCCGTGAAATTGTTGTCGCGGCATCGTTTGGCCGACCAACGCATGCGTGACCGGTTTGACGCCGAGATGCGTGCCGTCGGACAATTGAGCCATCCGAACATCGTCACCGCGCACGATGCCCGCGAAATCGACGGCACAGCGGTCTTGGTCACCGAGTACATCGACGGATTGGATCTGGGCGAGTTGGTGGCGCGGACCGGACCGCTGGGGATCGCTGACGCCTGCGAGATCATTCTCAAAGTCGCCGCGGCGCTTCAGTACACCAGCGATCAAGGCTTCGTGCATCGCGACGTCAAACCGTCCAACATCATGGTCAGCCGCAACGGCGAAGTGAAGTTGTTGGATCTGGGACTGGCACGCTACCAATCTGGACCAGAGCAGGAATTGACCGCCGCGGGGCAGGCGATCGGGACCGCCGATTATGTTTCGCCAGAACAGGTGACCGATGGCCGCGAGGTGGACTGTCGGTCCGACATTTATTCGCTCGGATGCACGCTGTTCAAACTGCTCTCTGGCAACGCGCCCTTCGACGATCAATCGCATCAGACCGTGTTTGCCAAGATGACCGCGCACGTGTCCGAACCTCCGCCGAGTCTTGGCGAACGCGCCGCGGAGTGCCCGTCTGCGTTGGTGCGGTTGGTCGATTCGATGTTGGCCAAGGATCCCGCCAAACGCCCGCAATCGCCCAGCGATGTCGCGGCCGCCTTGGCGACCTGGGGCTCCGGGCATGACTTGGTGCGTTTGGTACAAGCAGCGTCCGCCGCCGAAGCACAAACGCAACCCCTGCCGCCCTCGACGTCGGCGCAAACTCGTCCGTGGTACCGGCGTTCGGTCCCGTTGACCATCGCGATCGCATCTGGGCTGTTGGGCATCTTCATCGGGCTGCTGATGGGCCTGTTCATCAAGATCACGTTCCCCGATGGAACGGTGTTTCAAGCACCACTGGATGGGGCGAAAATCGAAGTCGTCGAGGGTGACGATGCAGGCGTCCAGGATCAGAAAGCGGCAGACGTCGCCCCGCCGGCCGCCAAGGAAACGTTGGCCGAGCGGGCGATGGCACGGCACAACGAAGTGCTCGAAAAACTGTCGGGGATCTGGCTGTTGGTCGGATACAAACAACCTAACAGCATCCTGCCTGACGGCATGCTGCTGGCCATCGACCAGACTGAATTCTATGCCGTGACGAAACAAAACGCCCAGACGGACTGGCAGGTCTCAGCCGGCAAGTTCACGAGATTTCAGAAGGGTCGCCCCGAACTGTATCTGACCGCGTACGACGAAGTGACGGGCAATACCATTCCAGTCGTCTGCCAGTTCCCCGATGAATCCACCATGTTGTTTCAATTCGATCCCTTTTTGCGGATTGCCCAGATGCCGTTTCAAGGCGGGCTGCCAAATGAAGAGGGACAGGTTGTCTATCGATTCAAAAAGTTGGGGGCATTCTCCGAGATCGATCAAACACCGCCGGGAGGTCCTGGTTCGGATGAGGCCAAGGCTCTTTCGATGATTCGGATGATGAAAATACTGGGCGTCGAAGAGTATCTCAAACAACGCGGACAATATCACAAGCGACGCGATGGCAAGTCGGCTGTACCGGTGGCGCCACAGGGTTCGGTGAACAACCTCCGCCAGATCGGACTCGCCTTCCACAACTTCCAGTCGGTCTATCGCAAGTTCCCCGGTTCGGCCAACGTGCTCGAAGGCGCCATGCGGGCGGGAAAGAAACAGATCTATCCCTTCAGCTGGCGCGTCGCGATTTTGCCGTTTGTCGAAGGAGCTGCGTTGTACGAGCGGTACAGGTTCGACGAACCATGGGACAGCGAAAACAACCTCAAGCTGCTCGATCAAATGCCTGAGATCTACCGCAGCCCGAGCGCGCCGGAGGATCAGCCCAGCGGTCACACGAACTACCTGGGATTCACGGCCGGCAATAGCGCACTCGGAACCGAAGGCGGCGTCGGACTCAGCGAATTCCGTGACGGCACCAGCAACACGTTGCTGTTGATTGAAACCAAAAACAGCGTGCCGTGGACCAAGCCGGAGGACCTGACCTGGAGTGATGACATCGAGTACTTTGATCCGGTGACGTACCTGATGGCCGACGGCAGCACGCGGATGACCGAGAATCTCGATCGCGACCTGCTCAAGAAGCTGATCACCCGCGACGGCGGCGAAGTGATTGATCGTTGA
- a CDS encoding sulfatase, whose translation MHRFRFISALVVLLLTASTLSADRPNVLLICVDDLRPELNCFGKSYIKSPNIDQLAASGRAFHRHYVQAPTCGASRYTLLTGLYGPPSNGALFARAKQMQRNAEAVPPSMPAWFRKHGYRTVSVGKVSHHPGGRGGPDWDDEAMPEMPESWDRHVLPAGPWQHPRGWMHGLAHGEIRKNAKDMDVYQSVVGDDSIYPDGISVDEALRQLDQLTAPDQPPFFLAVGILRPHLPFGAPAKYMKPYTDVQLPPIPHPEKPQGKTTWHSSGEFMKYNRWGRDPNKDDAFATEVRRHYAACVTYADAQVGRVLSRLEETGQVDNTIVVLWGDHGWNLGEHAIWGKHCLFEESLRSPLIIRYPEMNRAGESTDGVVETLDVFPTLCDLTGVPIPDFVQGQSLRPLLEDESAAGHPAIAYRNNARTIRTDTHRLTVHNDGFVELYDHRNPDAETVNVATSEDRPDALIQELIGMINQRLPNSN comes from the coding sequence ATGCACCGCTTCCGATTCATTTCCGCCCTCGTCGTTTTACTGCTCACGGCATCCACCCTGTCGGCCGACCGTCCCAACGTTCTGCTGATTTGTGTCGACGATCTTCGCCCGGAGCTGAATTGTTTCGGCAAGTCGTATATCAAATCGCCGAACATCGATCAGCTCGCGGCATCGGGGCGTGCGTTTCATCGGCACTATGTCCAAGCCCCGACGTGCGGCGCGTCTCGCTACACCTTGCTAACCGGTTTGTATGGTCCGCCCAGCAACGGAGCGTTGTTTGCTCGCGCGAAACAAATGCAGCGGAATGCGGAAGCCGTGCCCCCAAGCATGCCCGCGTGGTTTCGCAAGCACGGCTATCGGACGGTTTCGGTCGGCAAGGTGTCGCATCATCCCGGCGGCCGCGGCGGTCCGGACTGGGACGACGAAGCGATGCCCGAAATGCCGGAGTCATGGGATCGGCACGTGTTGCCGGCCGGACCCTGGCAGCATCCGCGCGGATGGATGCACGGGCTGGCACACGGCGAGATCCGTAAAAACGCCAAAGACATGGACGTGTACCAGTCGGTCGTCGGTGATGATTCGATCTATCCTGACGGAATCTCGGTCGACGAAGCACTTCGTCAATTGGATCAGTTGACCGCCCCGGATCAGCCGCCGTTCTTTTTGGCCGTCGGAATTCTGCGTCCCCATTTGCCGTTCGGTGCGCCGGCCAAGTACATGAAACCATACACCGATGTGCAGTTGCCGCCGATTCCACATCCCGAAAAACCGCAAGGGAAAACGACCTGGCATTCTTCCGGCGAGTTCATGAAGTACAACCGCTGGGGACGTGATCCGAACAAGGACGACGCGTTCGCCACCGAAGTCCGTCGGCACTACGCCGCCTGTGTCACCTATGCCGACGCACAGGTCGGGCGGGTGCTGTCGCGACTCGAAGAAACCGGACAAGTGGACAACACGATCGTGGTGTTGTGGGGCGACCACGGCTGGAATCTCGGTGAGCACGCGATTTGGGGAAAGCACTGTCTGTTCGAAGAATCGTTGCGGTCTCCGTTGATCATCCGCTACCCGGAAATGAATCGGGCCGGAGAATCGACCGATGGCGTTGTCGAAACCCTGGACGTTTTTCCCACGCTGTGTGATTTGACCGGCGTGCCGATCCCGGACTTCGTGCAAGGCCAGTCGCTGCGGCCGTTGTTGGAAGACGAATCGGCGGCGGGGCATCCGGCGATCGCCTATCGCAACAATGCGAGAACGATTCGCACCGACACACATCGACTGACCGTGCACAACGACGGGTTTGTCGAGTTGTACGACCATCGGAATCCGGACGCCGAAACGGTCAACGTGGCGACGTCGGAGGATCGCCCCGACGCGTTGATCCAGGAGTTGATCGGGATGATCAATCAGCGTCTGCCCAATTCAAACTGA
- a CDS encoding methyltransferase domain-containing protein — protein MSTLNTESAVRRRYSSAAEAREPALCCPVDYDRSYLKVIPQEVIDRDYGCGDPSKYVRPGETVLDLGSGGGKICFIASQVVGESGAVIGVDMNDDMLALARRSQPVVAQRIGYDNIRFCKGKIQDMQIDRDRVDAYLSENPVDSEAALQRLEAFLAEMRVQNPMIPDNSVDVVVSNCVLNLVDAAEKGKLFAEIFRVLRPGGRAVISDIVSDEPVPSHLQQDGELWSGCISGALQEKDFIDAFVRAGFQGAQMPVYQMEPWQIVEGIEFRSVTVIAYKYPETPCYEHNEAVLYRGPYASVKDDDGHEFTRGVRAAVCRKTFEKMQSEPYAQDFLGISPATEIQPEDAALYNCTGGQVLRPPSVTKAGGRTVKPAEDCCGEGGCC, from the coding sequence ATGTCGACCTTGAACACCGAATCCGCCGTTCGCAGGCGCTATTCATCGGCCGCCGAGGCTCGTGAACCCGCCTTGTGCTGTCCGGTTGATTATGACCGCAGCTACTTGAAAGTGATCCCCCAGGAAGTGATCGATCGCGATTACGGTTGCGGCGACCCGTCGAAGTATGTCCGCCCGGGCGAGACGGTGTTGGATCTCGGCAGCGGTGGCGGAAAAATCTGCTTCATCGCGTCGCAAGTCGTCGGGGAATCCGGCGCCGTGATCGGCGTCGACATGAACGACGACATGCTGGCGTTGGCGCGCAGAAGCCAACCGGTCGTTGCCCAGCGGATCGGGTACGACAACATCCGGTTCTGCAAAGGCAAGATCCAAGACATGCAGATCGATCGCGATCGTGTCGATGCATACTTGAGCGAGAACCCCGTCGATAGCGAAGCCGCATTGCAACGCTTGGAGGCGTTTCTGGCCGAGATGCGCGTGCAGAATCCGATGATTCCCGACAACTCGGTCGACGTGGTGGTCAGCAATTGTGTGTTGAATCTGGTCGACGCGGCGGAGAAGGGGAAGCTGTTCGCCGAGATCTTTCGCGTTTTGCGTCCCGGCGGCAGGGCGGTGATCAGCGACATCGTCAGCGACGAACCGGTGCCGTCGCACCTGCAGCAGGACGGCGAGCTGTGGAGTGGATGCATCAGCGGGGCGCTGCAGGAAAAGGACTTCATCGATGCGTTCGTTCGGGCCGGCTTTCAAGGGGCCCAAATGCCGGTTTATCAGATGGAACCCTGGCAGATCGTCGAGGGGATCGAGTTCCGATCGGTCACCGTCATCGCCTACAAGTACCCCGAGACACCTTGCTACGAACACAACGAAGCGGTCCTGTACCGCGGACCCTATGCCAGTGTGAAAGATGACGACGGCCACGAGTTCACCCGCGGCGTCCGAGCCGCGGTGTGCCGCAAAACGTTCGAGAAGATGCAGAGCGAGCCCTACGCCCAGGACTTCCTCGGCATCTCCCCGGCGACCGAAATCCAGCCCGAAGATGCTGCGCTTTATAACTGCACCGGCGGTCAAGTCCTACGCCCGCCAAGCGTCACCAAAGCCGGCGGCAGGACGGTAAAACCGGCCGAAGATTGCTGCGGGGAAGGCGGGTGTTGCTGA
- a CDS encoding RNA polymerase sigma factor: MNATPDDRRRPEHPTLSHPFLEGVKQNDPAQWSRLVETFGPIVYRWCRTSGVAESDAADVVQDIFASLARGISGFERQKESGSFRSWLATITRNRVRDHFRRLADRQPAEGGTEALTRLQQQADSLDQSIDGDSIHSPLVRQVLKSVEAEFEPTTWDAFWLTTIESQPASLVAETTGLSVASVYQSKSRVLRKLRRRLSELP, translated from the coding sequence ATGAATGCCACCCCCGACGACCGACGCCGCCCCGAGCACCCGACGCTGTCCCACCCGTTTCTCGAGGGCGTCAAGCAGAACGATCCGGCCCAGTGGAGTCGGCTGGTGGAAACGTTCGGGCCGATCGTGTACCGCTGGTGCCGAACCTCGGGTGTCGCCGAAAGCGACGCAGCGGACGTCGTCCAGGACATCTTCGCTTCGCTCGCGCGAGGCATTTCCGGATTTGAACGCCAAAAGGAATCGGGCAGCTTTCGCAGCTGGCTGGCTACGATCACCCGCAACCGTGTCCGAGACCACTTTCGTCGACTCGCCGATCGACAACCGGCCGAAGGCGGCACGGAGGCGTTGACGCGATTGCAACAACAAGCTGACTCATTGGATCAATCGATCGATGGCGATTCGATCCACAGCCCGCTGGTCCGTCAGGTCCTGAAGTCGGTGGAGGCCGAGTTCGAACCGACGACCTGGGACGCGTTTTGGTTGACGACGATCGAAAGCCAACCGGCGTCGCTGGTGGCCGAAACGACCGGTCTGTCGGTGGCGAGCGTTTATCAGTCCAAATCGCGAGTGCTGCGTAAACTGAGACGGCGGCTGAGCGAATTGCCGTGA
- a CDS encoding bile acid:sodium symporter family protein yields the protein MPSTQSQSRFGGAGVLAALVVSSTLAFFWPVFTETFDPFRLNPDALSGLVVVTMFCLGLVVRQDELTELRQRPLTVFLGVVVQCTAMPVLAWLVVRVLALEGPLAYGVLLCGCVPGAMASNVLTMTARGNVSYSVSLTSVATLLSPVTVPAALMVVSGLETGYEVFKPAKMAVTLLLTVVVPVIAGYWVKRLNLFVRNHAPVLAPPVATVALLWIIASVVAGNRDRLSQVAISLLAGLLVMNLLGYFSGYTVGRVARMPEAMRRALTLEVGMQNAGLGTMLAATLLGADSAAQIPTAAYTFGCMLTGTVLAAAWAGRRNVG from the coding sequence ATGCCCAGCACGCAGTCCCAATCGAGATTCGGCGGTGCCGGTGTCCTGGCGGCGCTGGTGGTCAGCTCGACCCTGGCGTTTTTCTGGCCGGTTTTCACGGAGACGTTTGACCCGTTCCGTTTGAATCCCGATGCACTCTCGGGGTTGGTCGTCGTCACGATGTTCTGTTTGGGTTTGGTCGTCCGGCAGGATGAATTGACGGAGCTGCGACAACGTCCCCTGACCGTGTTTCTGGGGGTGGTCGTTCAATGCACCGCGATGCCAGTCCTGGCGTGGTTGGTGGTGCGTGTGTTGGCACTTGAAGGCCCCTTGGCCTATGGCGTTTTATTGTGTGGGTGTGTTCCCGGAGCGATGGCGTCCAATGTGTTGACGATGACCGCGCGAGGAAACGTCAGCTACAGCGTCAGTTTGACCTCCGTGGCCACGTTGCTGTCGCCCGTCACTGTTCCGGCTGCGTTGATGGTGGTTTCCGGTTTGGAAACGGGATACGAAGTGTTCAAGCCGGCCAAGATGGCGGTGACTTTGTTGTTGACCGTGGTGGTTCCCGTGATCGCCGGTTATTGGGTGAAACGACTTAATTTGTTCGTGCGGAACCATGCACCGGTGCTCGCGCCGCCGGTGGCCACCGTTGCGTTGTTGTGGATCATTGCGTCGGTCGTCGCCGGCAATCGGGATCGTTTGTCGCAGGTCGCGATCAGTCTGCTGGCCGGGTTGCTGGTGATGAACCTGCTCGGCTATTTCAGTGGCTACACGGTCGGCCGGGTTGCGCGGATGCCCGAAGCGATGCGCCGTGCGCTGACCTTGGAGGTCGGCATGCAGAACGCGGGGCTGGGGACGATGCTGGCGGCCACGCTGTTGGGAGCGGATTCAGCGGCACAGATTCCGACGGCCGCGTACACGTTCGGCTGCATGTTGACCGGCACCGTGCTGGCCGCCGCTTGGGCGGGGAGAAGAAACGTGGGATAG
- a CDS encoding VOC family protein: MQFGYTLLYVADVEQTLEFYEAAFGFARKFIHTEGDQAYGELDTGAVTLGFVSHALAKSHGFDYAETRPDGPAAAFEIALTTEDVQAGYDRAIDNGALAVSPPKTKPWGQTVSYVRDNNGFLVEICSPMGG, translated from the coding sequence ATGCAATTTGGATACACGCTGCTTTATGTCGCCGACGTTGAACAAACGCTGGAGTTCTACGAGGCCGCTTTCGGTTTTGCTCGCAAATTCATTCACACCGAGGGTGACCAGGCGTATGGCGAACTGGATACCGGTGCGGTGACACTCGGTTTTGTCTCCCATGCCTTGGCCAAATCGCATGGCTTCGACTATGCCGAGACGCGTCCGGATGGCCCCGCCGCGGCGTTTGAAATCGCGCTGACGACCGAGGATGTGCAAGCCGGTTACGATCGCGCGATCGACAACGGCGCCCTCGCCGTGTCACCGCCAAAAACAAAGCCGTGGGGACAAACCGTATCCTATGTCCGCGACAACAACGGCTTCTTGGTCGAGATCTGTTCGCCGATGGGAGGTTAA